GACAGACACCTTGTCCGGGTGGCGGAATGGCAGACGCGCTAGCTTGAGGTGCTAGTGCCCTTTATCGGGCGTGGGGGTTCAAGTCCCCCCTCGGACACCAGCGAAGACCCCAGTTCACCTGGGGTCTTTCTGCTGTTCGGGCTGCTGCTGCGAGAGGCGATGAAGAACACACTGGATCCGCTCGAGCCCAAGGCCGACAAGGCCACCGTGCGGCGGCACAACCTCAGCCTGGTGCTGCGGGCCGTGCACGACGAGGGCGAGACCACGCGGGCCGCTGTGGCGGCGCGCGTCGGACTGACGCGTGCGGCGGTGTCCTCGCTGGTCGAGCAGTTGCTGGGCAGCGGTTTCCTCACCGAGTCGGGCAAGACGTTCAGCGGCCAGGCGGGGCGGCCGGGGACGGCGCTGCGGGTCGCGCGGACCGGTGCGGCCGGGCTGGGTGTCGAGATCAACATCGATTACGTGTCCGTCTGTGTCGTCGATCTGGCTGGAACTGATCGGGTGCGACTGACCGAGCATCTGGACAATCGGGACGTACCGCCCGCGGAGGTGCTCGGGCGGGCGGCGCGGATCGCGGCGCGGACGCTGGATTCGGCGGCGGAGCAGCAGCTCCGCCCGGCGGGTGCGCGCCTCGCGCTGCCCGGGCTGGTCTCCGGCGGCACCGTCCGGCAGGCCCCGAACCTCGGGTGGAGCCGGGTCGCGGCGGAGGAGCTGTTCGGGCGGGCCCTCGCCGCGGTGCGGCCGGACACCGGGACCCTGCCGGTCGGCTCCGAGAACGAGGCGAACGCCGCCGCGCTGGCGGAGCTGTGGTTCGGGGACGGGCCGGCCGACCGGGCGCGGGCGCGGAACTTCCTCTACGTCTCCGGGGAGATCGGTGTGGGCGGCGCCGTCGTCGTCGACGGGGAGCTGCTGCGCGGGGCGCACGGGTTCGCCGGCGAGGTCGGGCACGTGGTGGCGGACGCGGCCGGTCCGCGGTGCCGCTGCGGGTCGCGGGGATGTCTGGAGCAGTACGCCGGTCAGACGGCGCTGCTGCGGGACGCGGGCGTCGGCGCGGACGCGGGCGGCGCGGGGGTCGCCGAGCTGGAGCGCAGGGCCGCGGCGGGGGACGCCCGCGCGCTGGCGGCGCTGGAGCGGGCCGGCCGGATGCTGGGGCTGGTGCTGTCCGGCGTGGTGAACCTGCTGGACCCCGAGGCCGTGGTGCTGGGCGGGATCTACCGGGGCCTGGTGCCCTGGCTGGCGCCGGCCGCCGACGGGGAGCTCACCGCGCGCGTGGTGTCGGGGCTGTGGACCGCGGGGAGCGGGCGGCT
This portion of the Streptomyces changanensis genome encodes:
- a CDS encoding ROK family protein, coding for MKNTLDPLEPKADKATVRRHNLSLVLRAVHDEGETTRAAVAARVGLTRAAVSSLVEQLLGSGFLTESGKTFSGQAGRPGTALRVARTGAAGLGVEINIDYVSVCVVDLAGTDRVRLTEHLDNRDVPPAEVLGRAARIAARTLDSAAEQQLRPAGARLALPGLVSGGTVRQAPNLGWSRVAAEELFGRALAAVRPDTGTLPVGSENEANAAALAELWFGDGPADRARARNFLYVSGEIGVGGAVVVDGELLRGAHGFAGEVGHVVADAAGPRCRCGSRGCLEQYAGQTALLRDAGVGADAGGAGVAELERRAAAGDARALAALERAGRMLGLVLSGVVNLLDPEAVVLGGIYRGLVPWLAPAADGELTARVVSGLWTAGSGRLRGSSWSGDAARGAAALVVRDVIADPAGYAERDGAR